Proteins encoded together in one Synechococcus sp. BL107 window:
- a CDS encoding PAM68 family protein yields MAEQRSPLPFEPKGSGKAAKEPAGVKQEAIPRYVADRMARRVAIFTGLPSLAGMGVFVASYFVVTRDIAEIPPGATLVGSGFFFVLGLVGLSVGVLTASWDKEPGSLLGFENFKPNVQRMRESIRAQKQSKGNGKDQ; encoded by the coding sequence ATGGCTGAGCAACGCAGCCCGCTTCCCTTTGAGCCAAAAGGCTCAGGGAAAGCGGCAAAAGAACCTGCTGGGGTGAAGCAAGAAGCCATTCCCCGTTATGTCGCAGACCGGATGGCCCGTCGCGTCGCGATTTTTACAGGACTTCCGTCCCTTGCGGGCATGGGGGTTTTTGTTGCCAGCTACTTCGTTGTGACACGAGATATTGCAGAGATACCACCTGGTGCAACGTTGGTTGGATCGGGTTTTTTCTTTGTTCTTGGCCTCGTTGGCCTGAGCGTCGGGGTCCTAACGGCCAGCTGGGACAAGGAACCTGGATCTCTTTTGGGATTCGAGAATTTCAAGCCAAATGTTCAACGCATGCGTGAATCGATTCGGGCGCAAAAGCAGTCAAAGGGAAACGGAAAAGATCAATAA
- the rpsO gene encoding 30S ribosomal protein S15: MSLDTTEKQQLINSHQTHGTDTGSAEVQVAMLSERINRLSSHLQNNIHDFSSRQGLLKMIGRRKRLLNYMRSKSEQRYSETISKLGIRG; the protein is encoded by the coding sequence ATGTCGCTTGATACCACCGAAAAGCAACAGCTGATCAACTCCCACCAGACCCACGGCACCGACACCGGCTCCGCAGAGGTTCAGGTGGCCATGTTGAGTGAGCGCATTAATCGCCTCAGCAGCCATCTTCAGAACAACATCCACGACTTCTCTTCCCGTCAGGGACTACTGAAGATGATTGGACGCCGCAAGCGCCTTCTCAATTACATGCGCAGCAAGAGCGAGCAGCGCTACAGCGAGACCATCTCCAAGCTGGGCATCCGCGGCTGA
- the ruvA gene encoding Holliday junction branch migration protein RuvA: protein MIGWLQGRHMECWTQGNRSGVLLVCAGVGYEVQLTSRHQKQLQPDSELTLWIHQVQREDGSSLFGFPCRQERDLFRLLIGVNGVGPQAGLALLHECKPHELVAAISGGDLKRLCQAQGIGKRTAERLAVDLRTPIAAFGGLDPQPSLVEGLASEQIPEAGEDVEATLISLGYDELEIRRAIRAIADGASGVPPSGTDQDGWLRSCLQWLSRESA, encoded by the coding sequence ATGATCGGCTGGCTGCAAGGACGGCACATGGAGTGCTGGACCCAGGGAAATCGCAGCGGAGTGCTGCTGGTGTGTGCGGGAGTGGGCTACGAGGTGCAACTCACCTCACGCCATCAAAAACAACTCCAGCCTGACAGTGAACTCACCCTTTGGATCCACCAAGTGCAACGGGAGGATGGAAGCAGCTTATTTGGCTTCCCCTGTCGCCAAGAACGGGACCTGTTTCGCCTGCTGATTGGCGTCAATGGCGTTGGGCCCCAAGCCGGTTTAGCGCTTCTGCATGAATGCAAGCCTCATGAATTGGTCGCAGCGATTAGCGGTGGAGACCTCAAACGGCTTTGCCAAGCCCAAGGCATCGGTAAACGCACAGCCGAGCGCCTCGCCGTCGACCTGCGCACCCCGATCGCGGCATTTGGCGGGCTCGATCCCCAACCATCCCTCGTGGAGGGACTGGCCTCAGAACAAATCCCCGAAGCGGGAGAGGACGTGGAAGCCACGCTGATCAGCCTGGGCTACGACGAACTCGAAATTCGCCGAGCCATACGCGCCATTGCCGATGGGGCCAGTGGTGTGCCGCCCTCCGGCACCGATCAAGACGGTTGGCTACGGAGTTGTCTTCAATGGCTGAGCAGGGAATCCGCTTAA
- a CDS encoding DMT family transporter — protein sequence MPDPQTASPWWASEQAKGSRSLILSSLAFSLMTVCVKQLNGRIPVTEIVLVRAIISLALTGMGLRLAGVQPWGTAKARGLLFARGIAGSMALLCFFQAIDTLPLAAATVLQYTYPTFTALAALFLLGESLRKRIIFAVLLGWVGITFVVQPDWLTGDVQALPLTPALIGILGALFTALAYVSVRRLSATEHPLVIILYFPLISVPITLPWVIGTGVWPMGVEWIWLLGVGVLTQLGQIWVTDGLRRLPAARATSINYIQVVFAASWGWLWFSESISLWQIGGSGLVLIATMISLSAKNNQPT from the coding sequence ATGCCTGACCCCCAGACGGCCTCCCCTTGGTGGGCCAGTGAGCAGGCAAAAGGCAGTCGCTCCCTGATTCTCAGTTCGCTTGCCTTCAGTTTGATGACCGTCTGCGTCAAGCAACTGAATGGCCGAATCCCTGTCACTGAAATCGTGCTCGTTCGGGCAATCATCAGCTTGGCGCTCACCGGGATGGGCTTGCGGTTGGCGGGGGTACAACCGTGGGGCACCGCCAAAGCTCGCGGACTTCTCTTCGCAAGAGGGATCGCAGGGAGCATGGCGTTGCTGTGCTTTTTTCAAGCCATCGACACATTGCCCCTCGCCGCTGCAACGGTGCTGCAGTACACCTACCCAACGTTCACCGCCCTCGCAGCCCTGTTCTTGCTCGGGGAATCCTTGCGCAAAAGAATTATTTTTGCGGTGTTGCTTGGCTGGGTGGGTATCACGTTTGTGGTTCAACCGGACTGGTTAACCGGTGATGTTCAAGCGTTGCCTCTAACGCCAGCTCTGATTGGCATCTTGGGTGCGCTGTTCACAGCCTTGGCATATGTGAGTGTGCGCCGGTTATCGGCCACCGAACACCCCCTGGTGATCATTCTGTATTTCCCACTCATTTCTGTTCCGATCACTCTCCCTTGGGTCATCGGAACAGGGGTTTGGCCCATGGGAGTGGAGTGGATATGGCTTCTGGGCGTTGGCGTGCTCACGCAGCTAGGCCAAATCTGGGTGACGGATGGGCTGCGTCGCCTCCCCGCGGCAAGGGCCACATCGATCAATTACATCCAGGTGGTTTTTGCTGCGAGCTGGGGTTGGCTGTGGTTTTCTGAATCGATCAGCCTTTGGCAAATTGGCGGAAGCGGTCTTGTTCTGATTGCGACGATGATCAGCCTCTCTGCGAAAAACAATCAGCCAACTTGA
- the dnaG gene encoding DNA primase: protein MVNARLHPRTIEAVKERADIVDVVGEHVVLKKKGREFVGICPFHDDSKPSMTVSPAKQFYYCFSCGAGGNSIKFLMEFQRQSFSDVVLDLARRYQLPIETVDGPQQERLRQQLSRRDKLQRALALASGWFRTQLRSPAGHEALNYLTEQRGLSPAVQDAFELGYAPDQWDGLLNHLQQVEGLAPDLLEAAGLVVPRKGGNGFYDRFRHRVIVPIHDRQGRVIGFGGRSLDGSEPKYLNSPETEVFEKGKHLFGLDKASNAIRKDDRAVVVEGYFDVIALHAAGITNAVASLGTALSSQQITQLCRVTDSKRIVLNFDADGAGVRAANRAIGEVEQLSLQGQLELRVLHLPTGKDPDEFLKDHGAGDYRALLDQAPLWLDWQIEQALADRDLSRADQFQQAVSSLVALLGKLPQSAVRTHYLQRVAERLSGGQGRLALQLEEDLRQQVKGQRWHGRSSRHEQPGEISQRERSEADLLRLYLHCPRHRAVIRQELRQRELEDFAIQHHRHLWAAITELEETNLGVGRLEAISRCDDAGDGLDDLDLPRLLTDQLLLENSALVSRLTPLLEPGELQRVSLAEPLELLRGTAALLERQKSLKRCRHLLEAWGGQRLQTLESCIAVLIDQIQQITDPHDNTDMEMRIQALFDDLNRDALRYQELYYTERKHISHLDEQRCAGYSTGDQLPA from the coding sequence ATGGTCAATGCCCGCTTACATCCCCGAACGATCGAGGCCGTGAAGGAGCGGGCCGACATCGTTGACGTGGTTGGTGAGCACGTTGTTCTGAAGAAAAAGGGACGCGAGTTCGTCGGCATCTGCCCTTTCCATGACGACAGCAAACCGTCGATGACGGTGTCTCCCGCTAAACAGTTCTACTACTGCTTCTCCTGCGGGGCAGGGGGCAACTCCATCAAGTTTTTGATGGAGTTTCAGCGTCAGAGCTTCAGCGATGTGGTGCTGGATTTGGCGCGTCGCTACCAGCTACCGATTGAGACGGTTGATGGTCCACAGCAGGAACGATTACGCCAACAGCTCTCGCGTCGCGACAAGCTCCAACGCGCTTTGGCCCTCGCTTCGGGTTGGTTTCGCACCCAGTTGCGCAGTCCAGCTGGTCATGAGGCCCTCAACTACCTCACGGAACAACGTGGACTCAGTCCGGCCGTCCAGGACGCCTTTGAATTGGGTTATGCCCCGGATCAATGGGATGGCCTGCTGAATCATTTGCAGCAAGTGGAGGGACTGGCTCCAGACTTGCTCGAAGCGGCTGGATTGGTGGTTCCCCGTAAGGGGGGAAACGGGTTTTACGACCGTTTTCGTCACCGCGTCATCGTGCCGATTCACGACCGCCAGGGGCGCGTGATCGGTTTTGGTGGTCGCAGCCTCGATGGCAGTGAGCCGAAATACCTCAACTCTCCAGAAACGGAGGTGTTTGAGAAGGGAAAACACCTCTTTGGCCTTGATAAGGCGTCCAATGCCATCCGAAAGGATGACCGCGCCGTGGTTGTCGAAGGGTATTTCGATGTCATCGCCCTTCACGCTGCCGGAATCACCAATGCGGTGGCATCTCTCGGGACGGCCCTCAGCAGTCAACAAATCACCCAGCTGTGTCGCGTTACCGACAGCAAGCGCATCGTGCTCAATTTCGATGCAGATGGTGCTGGGGTTCGTGCGGCGAATCGAGCGATCGGTGAGGTGGAGCAACTCTCGCTTCAGGGTCAACTGGAGCTGCGCGTTCTTCACTTGCCCACGGGTAAGGATCCTGATGAGTTCCTTAAAGATCACGGCGCTGGCGATTACCGGGCGCTTTTGGATCAGGCGCCGCTCTGGCTCGATTGGCAGATCGAGCAGGCTCTGGCTGATCGTGATCTGAGTCGTGCAGATCAATTTCAGCAAGCGGTCAGTTCGCTGGTGGCGTTGTTGGGGAAGCTGCCCCAGTCGGCCGTGCGCACCCATTACCTCCAGCGGGTGGCAGAGCGGCTGAGCGGAGGTCAGGGACGCCTTGCCTTGCAGCTCGAGGAAGACCTGCGTCAACAAGTGAAGGGGCAGCGTTGGCATGGCCGATCCAGCCGCCATGAGCAGCCCGGTGAGATCAGCCAGCGAGAGCGTTCCGAAGCCGATCTGCTGCGGTTGTACCTGCATTGCCCTCGCCATCGAGCTGTGATTCGTCAGGAGTTGCGTCAGCGGGAGCTGGAAGATTTCGCTATCCAGCACCATCGCCATCTATGGGCTGCCATTACCGAACTCGAGGAAACGAATCTGGGGGTGGGTCGATTGGAGGCGATTAGTCGTTGTGACGATGCCGGAGACGGTTTGGATGATCTGGATCTACCCCGTTTGTTGACCGATCAACTCTTGCTGGAAAACAGTGCTTTGGTCTCGCGTCTGACGCCCTTGCTGGAACCTGGAGAACTCCAACGGGTCTCGTTGGCGGAGCCGCTGGAGCTCCTGCGTGGCACGGCAGCGCTGTTGGAGCGTCAGAAAAGTTTGAAGCGCTGCCGCCATCTCTTGGAGGCATGGGGTGGTCAGCGGTTGCAAACGTTGGAGTCTTGTATTGCTGTTCTGATCGATCAGATCCAGCAGATCACCGACCCCCACGACAACACGGATATGGAGATGCGAATCCAAGCGTTATTCGATGATTTGAATCGTGATGCTCTGCGTTATCAAGAGCTTTATTACACGGAGCGTAAGCATATTTCTCATCTGGATGAGCAGCGTTGTGCGGGCTATTCCACGGGCGATCAGCTACCAGCCTGA